The Trichosurus vulpecula isolate mTriVul1 chromosome 4, mTriVul1.pri, whole genome shotgun sequence genome contains a region encoding:
- the SNRPE gene encoding small nuclear ribonucleoprotein E isoform X1 produces MAYRGQGQKVQKVMVQPINLIFRYLQNRSRIQVWLYEQVNMRIEGCIIGFDEYMNLVLDDAEEIHSKTKSRKQLGRIMLKGDNITLLQSVSN; encoded by the exons ATGGCGTACCGCGGCCAGGGCCAGAAGGTGCAGAAGGTGATGGTGCAGCCCATC AACCTCATCTTCAGGTATCTCCAAAAT CGGTCCCGAATTCAGGTGTGGCTGTATGAGCAAGTAAATATGCGAATAGAGGGCTGCATAatt GGTTTCGATGAGTATATGAATCTTGTATTGGATGATGCAGAGGAGATTCACTCTAAAACAAAGTCAAGGAAACAGCTTG GCCGGATCATGCTAAAAGGAGACAACATTACTCTACTACAAAGTGTTTCTAACTAG
- the SNRPE gene encoding small nuclear ribonucleoprotein E isoform X2 has product MAYRGQGQKVQKRSRIQVWLYEQVNMRIEGCIIGFDEYMNLVLDDAEEIHSKTKSRKQLGRIMLKGDNITLLQSVSN; this is encoded by the exons ATGGCGTACCGCGGCCAGGGCCAGAAGGTGCAGAAG CGGTCCCGAATTCAGGTGTGGCTGTATGAGCAAGTAAATATGCGAATAGAGGGCTGCATAatt GGTTTCGATGAGTATATGAATCTTGTATTGGATGATGCAGAGGAGATTCACTCTAAAACAAAGTCAAGGAAACAGCTTG GCCGGATCATGCTAAAAGGAGACAACATTACTCTACTACAAAGTGTTTCTAACTAG